The Brassica oleracea var. oleracea cultivar TO1000 chromosome C6, BOL, whole genome shotgun sequence genomic interval ATATACTTAACGTACAAACCAAGTTCGGATTTCACTGTGTTAACATGTGCAGAAACTATATGACATGAATGTTCATATCAAACTTCAATAATGAGTTAAAAATTTGTTCTCGACGTCTATTCAGAACAACTAAAATCACATCGCGTATGATGTGCTCGTTAATCGTTTAAGATTAGTCCAGGAGTGAGTGTTTGTGTACATATATGAATAAGTAAGCATATGCATAAAATGTTTGCAGTCACGATCATCGGTAGATACATCAATGATCAATCTTTGGTTAATACAGATCTGGAAATGCGACGAAACATGTGGAAATTAATCATGACACAACGAATCATCGTCTTAAATACGAGTTTTGTATACATCGTTGGATCTGCCACATGCGAATTTACGAATAAACCCCTTACGAAAGAGAGTTGCGTTATTTAGGGCAACGAAGAGAACAAGACAGAAAAGGAGATGAAGATTCCTTTTTCCACGTGGACCCCAAAAACCCCACGCTCTCTCTCATTGTGTGCATGTGAAGTTGGCATCTTCTTTTAAATTATAATATAAAGTTTTTATTTTATTTATTTTACCAAGGAAACTGTTACTGAAAAGGGCAAAGGATGAGCAACTCTCGTCTCTCAGTCCCACCTCCCCAATTAATTCTTTATTTTTATAATGTAAACAAAACAATAACAATAATATGTAAAAAACAAATACAGACAAACAACAAAAACCATTCATTTATAAATGATTTAAAAACATTACAAGTTACAATTTCAATTATTTGTTTTTAAGCCCCACGTTGTCCCCATCTCTTACCGTTACTTATGTTTATGTATTTATCGCAAAAAATAACTAAATCACATTTATTAAATTTTGTTTCAACATATTATTTTTTCTCAGTATAACTTAAAAATCAAATATAAAAAAAGAAACCAGCCCTTTCCAATATTTAAATTCGCTTCTTCTGTATCAAAACTTTAAAAATATTACTACTAATCTTTCAAGTTTCACCACAACCCAGTCGAACCCGAATGATCATCCACATCACATGTTATTCGTCGGCTTGTTATTGTTGTTATTGCTCGGCATAAGCTCAAACTCACCTCCTTCCTCTTCCTCATTCTCTTCGTAGTCTTCCTCATCGTCGTATTCTTCTCCATCTGTGCCTTCTTCATCATCAAAGTTCTTATCCAACGGCTGAGGAGGAGGATGTTGATCAGGTTGAGCCGTTGCAGCAACTGTACTCGTCACTGTAGTAGTTGCCATCGCCGGAGGCCATTGTTGCTCCGGTTGGACCATCAAAGGAACCGAATTATCCGGTTTAACTAAACCGGAAGTTGAGGAAGAAGATGCAATAACGTTGTTATTGGTGTGGAACTTATTCCTCTCCCTATATAAAGCATCAAGCTGGTGAAAGTAAGGACAAGTCTTGGAATCTTCAGGGCGTTTCTTGTTGCTCTCCTTGACTTTCTTGAAATATTTGTTTATGTTTTCCCATTTTTCTTTGCATCTCTTTGAGTTCCTGTTGAACCCTAAACGTTTCATTCCCGCTGATATCTCTTCCCACAACGGTCCTTTTGGTCCGTTCTCTTGATACTTTGAATCAAGATTCGTCCTCAGCTTTATCAATGCCTCTATCTCCACTTTTGGCCACCGCGATGAGCTCACCGCTCCTGCCGCCGAGGCCGACACTGGAGTCATGTTCTGATCACCGTTGTCTGTTTTGGAAGTGTCTACGGTCGGTGTCACTGGCTGTGTCGGCTGCGTAGGTGGAGGAGGTGGCGGTTGAGGCGTTTGCTGGTTGTTGTTATTATTAACCTGCATTTGCGATGGAGCCTGTTGCGGTTGCGGTTGTGGTTGCGGAATTATTGATTGACCTTGAGGGTTCGGTTTCTCAGATAGTTTCTGAAGAAACGCCATAACCGCGGCGTCTTTTGCGGCGGACATGGAGCGTTCTTGAGCTAAGATATCTCGTTCGCGGTTGATACGAGCAATCTCTTGCACTCTCCAAGACTCTTCTCTAACCAACCTCTCGTCCTCTCGCTTCTCGACAGCTTCCAGGAACTTGCGTTGAAGCTCCTCTTGCTTATCAACAACCTGTCTCGTTAACCGCTCGAAAAACTCTTTCCATTTTCTCTTCCTTTTCTTCTTCCTCGTCGTGGTGGTTCCGTCCCCAGCATCGACGTCAGAAGACGTTGAACGAGAAGAAGATGTTGAATTATCCGACAGAAAGTCTCCGGAGATGTTTGGGAACGAAGGTACGTTCGCAGGCTGAGTATAAGGAGGAAAGGTTGTGTTTGTTATCTGCGGTGTAATAGTTGTTACCGGAGGAGAAGTGGAGAACATGGGGCTGTTGTTGTTGTGCGGTCGTAGAGGCGGCTGCGGTTGAAGCGGTTGCGGTTGAGTCTGTGGTGGTGGTTGTTGTTGTTGTTGATGATGGATGGAAGAGGAGGTTGGTCGAGTCTCGAGAGCTTCTAATTGATCAAAGAAGCGATAAGTTTTGCCTTCGGATTTTCCGGTACGGCCTTCTTTGGTTCGTTTGTGGTATTTGTAAACGTTTTCGAATTTCTCTTTGCATTTTTTGGCGTTTCTTATGTAACCAAGCTCAGCCATTTTCCTGAGAACAATATAAACATAGTTAATTTAAACTCACAATTACAAAATTTAATATTATGGATTTTGCTCATGAAAAAGTCACGAATATATTGTTTATTTAAATAAAATAAAATAAGTAAAATGAGAATATATATATGTATGTATATGTATATAGTTGAGAAGTGGATCAATCAGCATGAGTTTGAGTTTGTGAAAGACTTCGCCTTCTCAATCTCATGAATAAAACATGACTCAACTTACTTTAACTAGTTTAACAGTTAATCAATTAAAGTAAAACCGAATCTGAGAAAATTAACATTACAAAAACCAGATCTTTAAACTACTTCAGTTAAAAAAAAGAAGAGAAGACAAGCTTATGTAATAATCATTCCAAATTAGATCAAAATCACCAATGATTTAGAAAAAAATAAAATAAAACAAAGAGTGGAATAGAGATTTTTTCCAAAAAGAGGAAAATGAATAAAGGAGACGCACCTGGAAACCTCTTCCCACAAGGGTCCTTTAACGCTAGCGTCTCGAAACGCTATTCCCATGTCAGATCGTATTTTTAGCAGCGCAAGCGTTTCCTGCCGCGGCCACCGGTTTCCTCCAAAACCGCGGTCGTTCATCTCTTCCGACACCTCAAAAGCTCCAACCGTTGCTGCAGCTGCCGCAGCGGCTGAATCGTTCGATGGTGGGGGTGCAGCTGAGGTTGCGGCTGTGGTTGTAGTACCACCCAGCTGCATCATCTTTAACAGTTTTTTTTTTTGTAAAAAAAAATTCTCCCTCTCTCTGTCTTTGACGGAGAAGTTACAGAAATGAAAAATAAAAATAAAAAGGGAAAAAATAAAAATTCATAGAAGAAAGAGAAAAAATGGGAGAGAGAGAGTTAACATGAGGAAGAAGAGTGAAATCTCGAGGCGCAGGGTTTTATGGAGTCAGAGTTTGTAAACACCTAAAGTTATTTTTTCTTTTTATATTTCTTTTCTCTTTCTGTGATGGATCTGCTTGTTACTCTCAAGGAGCTTGAAAATATTTATATTACAATTCCCTACGTTTTACCATAAATCGCATATATTATGATTTTAAAAATACTATTAAATAAAAATTTAATATAATTAATAATAGATACAATAATACAATTAACTGATTACATAATTTTTTGGCAAAGTTAAAGTTTACATTGATAAGCGAAAACATCTATATAAGTAATAAGAAAACATCTTACATATTAAAATAGAGGAAATATCTTTTCTTACCTATTTAATTCAAATTTTACCACTTTTCATTGATATTTTTTTCCTTTGTTTGAGCCAAAATGAAATCTTCGTAACTTCTCTCTTTCATATTCCAAATGTTGAGTAAATAAGCGATTTAATTTACAGTGTATTTCCATAACAAACTTTTTATATTATGATTTACATTGGTAAGTTATACACGCTGATATATCTAATAGGGTATATATATTGCTGACTTTTATTTTTACTTTTCTAAAATTAATGTGACATTTTCTACATATGATAAAACTATAATAAAAATTATATATTTTATATTAAAAATTTATTTTTAATATAAAATGGCTAATACATGTCTATTGCAAAAGTGTTATGTTAAATACAATAAATAATATGATTAAAACTTGCAATTTGTAGTAAAGCGAATTATATTATCGTTATACTGTTACCTAAATTCAATAAATTGAAGATAGATTGAAATATACATAAACACTGTTTTTCTATTATAATAAGAAAAGGAAAGAAAATAGAGCAACGGTGTAATGTTAAGACAGGAATTTATACGGAAGAAACTGAAGCTTTTTAGCCAATTTATTCAAAAGTAATTTATTTTCAGAGATCTATTGACAGCTGCACATAAAGACGGTGGTGATTAGTTGGTTTTTGTCCGTCCAGCAAAATTGTCTTAGAAAGCGGCTTTTAATCTCAAGCATTCAATTTATTTTAGTTTCGGGCTTATGACTTTCATAAGGACATTACCCTCGGTTAATAATGGAAAAGAAATGGGATTTTTGGTGTAAGATAATTTTCAATCAAAATGTTTATATAAACAAATTTTGTATAGTGGAAGTTTTAGGTAAAATAAGATAAAAATATATCGAAATGGTTTATATACTACTATTTGTGATATTTTATCATTTTTTGTTCTTCTGTAAGAATAAGAGGTTAATCGTAAAAAAAATTAGGTGTCTTAGCATTTTTTAAAAAGCTGGAGATGAGGATCAACTTGCTTTTTGGAACGTATTATTCGGAATTACTATGTAGACCCTAACGTGGATCCCATTGACCTTTAATCATTGAGGGTTACCTAGCTATTATATTATTAGTTGAAAATTTAAATTAAAACTTTTTTTGGTAAAATAAGTTTATAATTAATGAACTAATTCATCCTGATTACTGATCTGGATTTGTCCCCCTCACATTCACATATACAAATTATTCTAATCACCACAAGTACTGATCGCCCACACTCTCTAAACACGGGCTTGATTTCAAATCAATCCTGAGATATGATTTTCTCGACAAATTATTACTATAACCCAAACTAAAGCAATAAAATAATAAATATAAAGGATGATGGGATGTTAGAAGTGAAGTAGTTAGATGTGAGTCGTTTTCTGGATTGAAGTAAACGGTCACCATTTCCCGTTCAGGCCATACATAGCCTCAGTTTATTGATTTTTGTATCATGCTGAACCGATTTGACAGCCGTTATCTAACGTAATTAGCTAAATCAATAATTTAAACATGGCCCAAACAACCAATTTCAAGAATAAGTAATTTTCACAAATTTATCAGTTTTTTAACCTTGCGTTTTAATTTTTCATTTATTTTGTTGGGTACTCCGAACAAATCCGACTAATCCTTTAGATATGCAAACTTGTGACGCACGTACATAACATGTTAACCATCTTAATATATTTTCTACCTTTTTGTGGAAAACAATTTATATTTACAATCCTCAATCAAATTTTTTTCTTTTACAATCCCTAATCATATCTTGTTTTTTCCTATCATATCTAGTTGTTGTTGAGCTCACAGATTATATTTTACAAATTTTCTATCTTGTTGTCGAGAAAATTATACCTAGTATATTTAAAGTCACAAAATATTAGGGTTTTGGTATAAAGCAATAAGAAGTTATACGATGCAAAAGAGTATATTAAATTATATGTTTTTTTTGAAAAATATTAGATTATAATTTTTTTTGTCGGCTATTAGATTATAAATTAATAGTCGAGTTTTGATAGGAGTTGAACTAGGGTTAGCAATGTTAATCCTTAATTACCAACGTTGAGTTGGCCCAGTGGTAAAGGAGTTGCGGATGTAACTTCCGTCACCCGGGTTCGATTCGCGCTGGAAGAGACTATTAACAATGTTTGGGTGAAATTGGAATTGGAACAATTCCTCTTCTCCCTCTTAACTTTCGGAAACCCTAATTTTTTATTAGCGCCATTCAGCCGGTGGCGGATTCCTGCGAGTCTGTCGCTGTCGTCACCGGCTGTCTTCCCCTTAATCTTTTCTGTCTCTTTTCCTTTTCTGTTTCGCCTCATTTCTCTGCTCTTTGTCTCACCGATATACCTTCTGTTGTGGTCTCCCTCTCTTCGCCGGCGTCGCTGCTCGGTGGTTAGGGATCTGGAGCGGTGGTGAGGTGCGTCTGTAAGGGTGGGGCTTGGTGGTTCTTCTGAGGGCTAACTTCAAGGCATCGCTCAGATTTGGCCAGATCTGCTTTCAATGGAGGACAATTGTGCTTTGGTGGTGGTTCTCCGGTCATCGTCGATTCCTCCGGCGTCTGTTAGCTCAGTTGCTGGTGTCGAAGACAAGTTCCCTCGTTCTCGGTTGGAGGGCTCTCGTCTCTGAGATCTCTACTTTTGATTCATCACGGTTTCTCACCACCAATGAGAAACAAATACATCAAGAGTCGATTTTGCATCTCAACGAGCTCCCTGGCAGTGGTGGTTACTCCCTGCTAGTGGTTTCTCCTTGTAGGTGGGTGCAGGGCTCCTTGTGGCTAGGAGGTGTCGCTGTCAAGCTCATGAGGAGGGCTGAGTTCTTCTTCTCGCCTTAACCAGAGGTGGCGGTCTGGTGAGCTGGTTAGATTGAGCTTCTATGCTCGATTTTTGGTCAGTCTCTGGTTCTCAGAGTCAGTCACTCGTGCGGGTCAATGTGGTCTTAGATTGTTGTAGTCTACCTTCGTCCTCATTCCCGGTGACAGCGAGTGTTGCTAGCATCTCTGCAGTAAGGGTTTAGTGCTTTGGTTCTTGCCCTGTGGTGTTAGCTCCTTTATCGTGCAGGGTCTGGTGGAAGTGGCGGGTTTATCATCCATTAGTCTATCCAAATAAGAGCGGTTGTGGGATTGATGTTGGGGTGTTGGTGGTTCCGGTGAGGGTCTTACGGGTTGTTGGAGTTTCCTGATACCTTTGAACTTCAGGAGGGAGGAGCAGAGGTGGCTGTTTGCGGTGATTGGTGTCTGGGGCTTCGACAGGCTCTGGTTCGTCGGTTTTTGCCGCTTTGGTGCGGTCCCATTGTCGTCTGCTGCGAGCTCCGAGTTCTCGCTGGTGTCTTTGCTCTCTGCTGGTGGCAGGGCTTCGTGGTGAGGTCATGTTTTGGAGGCGAGTGCCTGGGCAAGCCAATATTACCGGCTCGTGACTCATGTTATAACTGATGCCTTACTATGGAGTTTCTGATCTTGCGTGTTGTGTACTCTAGGCAACTCTCATAAGTTCTCTCGAGTGCTCTCTCCTTCGTCTTTCGGTGTCCGTCCTCAATCGTGTTTTTCTTTACTGTATTTTGTTGTTGTTTAGTAGTTTCATTTCGGTGTTTGTATTCTCTGCTACTAGTATTTCTTTGTACCTTCTGTCACAAACTCAAAAAATGGTAATGCAATCTTAACATGTTTACCCAAAAAAAATGTTTATCCTTAATTAACAAAGATTGGATGAACACCAACACACAGGAGATACAAAATTAAACAAACCAAAAACTTTCCAACATAATTTTTGAGATTAGTGACGAACTGACGAATAAATTCTTCACAGCCATCACAGCTCGCAAATTATCCAGTTACCATAACCTTGCTGTATCATTTTTTGGGGTGCAATGCAGCGACCATCCTATATTCTGTTATTCTATAACATATGTAAATTTATTAACACGATGTAGTTTTGAGGTTATAGTAAAAATGTAAATTGTCAAAGGAAGCACGATTTTTATCTAAGGCTAATTATCAGTCTATTGAGCATATAGAGCGACATATCGTACATGTGGTAAAAGGATTGGAAATTTACCAGCAACATTAGGATTAAAAAGTAATAATGTTAGATTTGGGATATTTAATGAATTATAGGGAAATGTATTGAAAGGTGGATATATCATATCAGGGACCATCCTTTTGATAGCTCCTAAAAGCATTGAATATGATATATAATATTATCCTTAACGTTACAATTTTATCTTATTCTACTTAATAATTTAAAAAATAAATAAATTCTACTTAATAATTTAAAAGTAAGTTTATCTGTCGTGAGTCTTTTTCATAGGTGCACTTAGGGGTGGATGTTCGGGTACCCGTTCGGATTCGGATCGGCTATTTCGGATTTTCGGGTATTTTGGTATAGAGGTATAGAACCCGTTCAAGTATTTCTGTACTTCGGATCGGGTTCGGGTATTTTTAGTTCGGGTTCGGTTATTTCAGATCGGGTTTGGATATTTAGATTTTGAAAAAAAAAATTAAATTTTTCATTTCTCAAATTTCTTATATTTAAAATTATAACTTTCACTTAACTATTTTTTATTTTTAATAGATTAAATGGTTAATAGATTTGGACATCGCATTTTGAAACTAAAAAAAATATTAATTTGGTTATTGTTTTTAAATTTTGGGTGTAACTTTTTGTTAATTCTTGAAATAAAAAGTTTGACATGCATTTTAAGTGAGTAGCAAATCATTTTCTCCGTAATTCTACGTATATCATATGAGCTTAAACTATGTGTAGTATTAATATAAATATTTTATATAAAATGAGAGATGTAAACTAAAAATATATGGTTAATTATACATATTTATCTTCGGATATCCATTCGGGTTCAGATATTACCCGTTCGAGTTCGGATATCCAATCTCTCCTAATTCAATCCTCGTTCGGATATTTTGCTACTTCGGTTCGGATTTCGGTTCGGGTTTTTCGGATCGGGTTCGGATGCGGCTTCGGATATCGGGTAAAATGCCCACCCCTAGGTGCACTTCATAGTTGAAAACGACCATTATGATAGCAGATCTCAAGGATAATATTATGTACACTATATCCTTGTATATAAATATATGATTTGCGAGTTTAGAATCATGTTAAGCCCTTTCTCAACAAAAAAGAGAATTTAGAATCATGTTGGGAACTATATTTAAAATAACAGTTTAAGAGTTTGGCATAAAATTAATAAATATTTAAAATATCAGAGACATTAGTGTACAAAAAGAATTATAAAAGCCATCAATTAAGTAATTCAATTATTGATGGGCCAGGGTAAATTTAAGGTGAAAAAAGAATAAGAAGTAACATGCAAGTGGATTGAGAAAGGAGCATGGACCCGTTTAAAAAGAAGAATTTACTGCAGTAAACACCCAAAAAGTGAAAAATGTTTGTGATTTGATCTTTTATAAGTGTATCCTTCTACTTTAATTTTACTTAACTTTTCTTTCATAAGAAAAAAATTCCACTAACATTTTACATAAGGTAATTGAGAAGAGAAAAAGTCAAATATGCCACTACGATTGATGTAGAGGTTTTCTCTTTATAACCTAGCAGATAATTTTATAATCAGCTGTAGTTACCATCATTACTCGCACGGAAAATCACACACATACACCCACACACACCGATATGTGTGTGCACGGAAAATCACACTCACACTTGCAGTACCTATACACACGAATATGTTTATCTGTGTGCTCCGAACTAATTAATCTTACTCTAATAAGCATCTGTCTCATTTTCCAACGTGGCACTCATATACAAGATTTGATGCTATTCTTGTCAATAACTTCAGAGAGTTGTGAATTGTGAAATTTATCCGTAAACTCTGCACCAATCAGATATATAAGTATATGTTGGATTAATGAGTTATACTGACTTATATTTCTTCATGCTAACCCATGTTCTAAAAATAGGCGGTCTGGCGCTACGCGTCACTCTTCCGCTCCGATTTATGCCAAATCGGTTTAAAAAATTGGATATCCGATTTTCTCCGCCTAGACCGCCTAAATGACCGCCTAGCCGCCTAATCTATTTTTTTAATAATATTTTTATTTATTTATTTGATCTAAAATTTTATAAATATCATTTATATTTATAATTTTGATGAAAATTACACTATATTAAATTTATATATTCTATTTGTGTGTTTTATACAATCTTAAACATGAAAATGTATTAATGTTATACACAATTAAAGATTAACATGTTTTATAACATAGTAAACAATCTAAAATTTCCGACCTGCATAATTTCCGATTAATCCCCGATTTCTTTTTAGGCGCTAGGCCCAACCCGAACGCCCGACTAGCGCTAGGCGTTCCCGAACAGGGATGCTAACATATTTTGTAATGTACAGAGATTAGTAAAATTAAACTTCAACTATATCAGTATGTAGGGATGTTAACTTAGGGTAAAATAACCCAGCCCAGCCCAACCCACGAATAATCCAACCCAGTTTATACCCAACCAGCAAAAACCCAGAAACATCAGGATTGAAATCCAAACAAAAAAAAATAATCCAATATGGTATGATGGGTTTACCCGTGTGTACCCAAAGTATTATCTTATTTACTCTGAAGATCATGTAAAATATTAATATCATTAATGTGAGCTTTAATATAAAAACAAGATTTTGCAATTTTATAGAAAAATTGTTTTTGTGGTTTTAACGGAAAATTTTCTTTTTACGGTTTTTGGTCGGGAAAACTCGATTTTGATTTTGACGGGAAAACTCGGTTTTGCGGTTTTGGCGGGAAAACTCGGATTTTTGGTTTTGGCGGGAAAAACTCAGGGAAAACTCGATTTTATGGTTTTGGCGGGAAACTCGATTTTTTCGGTTTTGGCGGGAAAACTCGATTTTTCGGTTTTGGCGGGAAAAACTCGGTTTTTTGGTTTTGGCGGGAAAACTCGATTTTTCGGTTTCGGCGGGAAAACTCGTTTTTATTTTGACGAAAAACTCGATTTTTCGGCTTTGGCGGGAAAACTCGATTTTCGGTTTCTGAGGGGAAATTCGATTTTTCTGTTTCGGCGGGAAAACTCGATTTTGATTTTGGCGGGAAAACTCGGTTTTTCGGCGGAAAAAATCGTTTTGGCGGGAAAATAGTGTTTTACGGTATTTGCGGGAAAACACATTTTGTGGTTTTGGCGGGAAAACTCGATTTTGCGATTTTAGCGGAAAAAAAACTTTTTTGCAAATTTTATATAATTTAATTAAAATGGTAGAAATCTATATATATAATTGAAAACTCATGGGTACACCATTACCCTTTTGTATTTACCCAACATAAATATGGGTTTTAAAATTAATACTCATGATTGACCCAATTAATCTTAGATGGGTAAAAACCCAACCCATTAATATTAATGGGTTTGGGTAAACCCATGAGTAATTACCCATGTTAACATCCCTATCGGTATATGCCAGCAGAAAACTGACTGACCTAGCTACCACCATTTACTTTTATTTAATA includes:
- the LOC106300389 gene encoding trihelix transcription factor GT-2-like, with the protein product MMQLGGTTTTAATSAAPPPSNDSAAAAAAATVGAFEVSEEMNDRGFGGNRWPRQETLALLKIRSDMGIAFRDASVKGPLWEEVSRKMAELGYIRNAKKCKEKFENVYKYHKRTKEGRTGKSEGKTYRFFDQLEALETRPTSSSIHHQQQQQPPPQTQPQPLQPQPPLRPHNNNSPMFSTSPPVTTITPQITNTTFPPYTQPANVPSFPNISGDFLSDNSTSSSRSTSSDVDAGDGTTTTRKKKRKRKWKEFFERLTRQVVDKQEELQRKFLEAVEKREDERLVREESWRVQEIARINRERDILAQERSMSAAKDAAVMAFLQKLSEKPNPQGQSIIPQPQPQPQQAPSQMQVNNNNNQQTPQPPPPPPTQPTQPVTPTVDTSKTDNGDQNMTPVSASAAGAVSSSRWPKVEIEALIKLRTNLDSKYQENGPKGPLWEEISAGMKRLGFNRNSKRCKEKWENINKYFKKVKESNKKRPEDSKTCPYFHQLDALYRERNKFHTNNNVIASSSSTSGLVKPDNSVPLMVQPEQQWPPAMATTTVTSTVAATAQPDQHPPPQPLDKNFDDEEGTDGEEYDDEEDYEENEEEEGGEFELMPSNNNNNKPTNNM